The region GGCCTTTGTTTTTTGCGGTCTTTTCCGGCGTTTTGCGTATGTTGGCGTTGCCGGGCGAGCCATGACCTTCGGCCTATGCCGGTGCCGCGGCGCTTGAACGGCGGCCCAGCCCCTGTTCACTTTTTCCGTTCACTTTACATACGCTCTGGCAGAATCGGTCGCTTGCCGCCGCTGCGCATCGCACAGCGGCCCACGAATCCGGAACCTCGGGCGTCTTAGCACGGTCGAACGCCAACCCACTGGGAAGAGCACATGCGCATACTCGTGATCGAAGACAACCAGGACATCGCCGCCAACCTCGGCGACTTCCTCGAAGACCGCGGCCACACGGTGGATTTCGCCGCCGACGGCATCACCGGACTGCACCTGGCGGTCGTGCACGACTTCGACGCCATCGTCCTCGATCTGAACCTGCCCGGTCTCGACGGCCTGGAAGTCTGCCGCAAGCTGCGCAACGAAGCGCGCAAGCAGACGCCGGTGCTGATGCTGACCGCGCGCGACAGCCTCGACAACAAGCTCGCCGGCTTCGATTCCGGCGCCGACGATTACCTGATCAAACCGTTCGCGCTGCAGGAAGTCGAGGTCCGCCTCAACGCCCTGTCGCGCCGCGGCCGCGGCGTGCAGACCCGCGTGCTCAACGCCGCCGACCTGGAGTACAACCTCGACACCCTGGAAGTGCGTCGCCAGGGCAAGCTGCTGCAGCTCAACCCGACCGCGCTGAAGATCCTGCAGGCGCTGATGGAAGCCTCGCCGGCGGTGGTCACCCGCCAGGAACTGGAAACCCGCGTGTGGGGCGAAGAACTGCCCGACTCCGACAGCCTGCGCGTGCACATCCACGGTTTGCGCGCGGTGGTCGACAAGCCGTTCGAGACGCCGTTGATCCAGACCCGCCACGGCATCGGCTATCGCATCGCAGCGCCCGAAAGCAACGGTTGACCGCGTGGCTGCAGAGGATCCTTCCGCGGCGCGGCTGAAGAAAAAGAAGCGCTACCGGCGGCGGTTGCGCAGCCGTATCGTCCTGTCCTTCGTACTGCTGGGTTTCGGCTTGACGGCGATGTTCGCGTTCGCCACCAATTGGACGCGGACGCGGGTCGAGAACGAGCTCGTCGCGGACGTGGTGAATCGCAACATCGACGAATACGCGCGGCAATATTACTCGGCGCCGAATTTGAAGCCCGAGGTGCCGTTCCAACAGATGTGGTTGCGCGTATACAAGAGCGACAGCTTCGAGAGAGTGCGCATCGAGCAGCCCGACTGGTACACCTTGCCCGACGGCATTCACAACATCCAGGGCAAGAACCCGGACGGCAGCCCGTTCTCGTACAAGCTCGGGGTGCGCAAGACGCCGACCGAATGGTTCTTCCTCGCCTACGACATGACCCAGGGCACGCTCAGCGAGGCGCAGTTCAATCGCGCGATCTACCTGTCGGTGCCGGTGTTCACCTTGTTCTCGCTGCTGGTCGGCCTGTGGGCGGCCTCGCGCGTGATGAGCCCGGTGTCGGAGCTGGCCAACCGGCTCAAGCGCTCCGGCCGCAGCGCGCAAGCCGAGGCGCTGGCCGCGCACTTCCCCGACGACGAAGTGGGCCAGCTCGCCGAGGCCCTGGACGATTACGCCGAGCGTCTGACCAACGTGGTCCAGCGCGACCGCGAGTTCAACGCCGACGTCAGCCATGAGTTGCGCACGCCGCTGGCGGTGATCAAGGGCGCGGTCGAGCTGTTGCTGTCGCGCCCGGACATCGAGGACAAGACTCGCAATCGATTGTTGCGTATTCAGCGCGCCGAGCAGCAATGCACCGACCTGATCAGCGCCTTGCTGCTGCTGTCGCGCAACGAGCGCGGGCACGGCGCCACCGACATCGCGCGGCTGTCCGAGCAACTGCTCGACGCCCACCGCGCCCAGCTCGGCGGCAAGCCGCTGACCCTGCGCATCGAAGGCGACGAGCAGGGCCTGGTCGTGGACGCTCCGGAAGCGGCGGTCGCGGTGGCGCTGGGCAACCTGATCGGCAATGCGGTCAAGTACACGACCCAGGGTGAGGTGGTGGTGCGCCTGCACCCGCGTTCGGTCGACGTCATCGATTCCGGCCCCGGCCTCAGC is a window of Lysobacter antibioticus DNA encoding:
- a CDS encoding response regulator transcription factor — translated: MRILVIEDNQDIAANLGDFLEDRGHTVDFAADGITGLHLAVVHDFDAIVLDLNLPGLDGLEVCRKLRNEARKQTPVLMLTARDSLDNKLAGFDSGADDYLIKPFALQEVEVRLNALSRRGRGVQTRVLNAADLEYNLDTLEVRRQGKLLQLNPTALKILQALMEASPAVVTRQELETRVWGEELPDSDSLRVHIHGLRAVVDKPFETPLIQTRHGIGYRIAAPESNG
- a CDS encoding sensor histidine kinase gives rise to the protein MAAEDPSAARLKKKKRYRRRLRSRIVLSFVLLGFGLTAMFAFATNWTRTRVENELVADVVNRNIDEYARQYYSAPNLKPEVPFQQMWLRVYKSDSFERVRIEQPDWYTLPDGIHNIQGKNPDGSPFSYKLGVRKTPTEWFFLAYDMTQGTLSEAQFNRAIYLSVPVFTLFSLLVGLWAASRVMSPVSELANRLKRSGRSAQAEALAAHFPDDEVGQLAEALDDYAERLTNVVQRDREFNADVSHELRTPLAVIKGAVELLLSRPDIEDKTRNRLLRIQRAEQQCTDLISALLLLSRNERGHGATDIARLSEQLLDAHRAQLGGKPLTLRIEGDEQGLVVDAPEAAVAVALGNLIGNAVKYTTQGEVVVRLHPRSVDVIDSGPGLSAEDAAKLFERGYRGTHAGHSQGGGIGLSIVRRLCELYGWDVRVKPGEARGVVATLTF